In a single window of the Pseudodesulfovibrio profundus genome:
- a CDS encoding sulfite exporter TauE/SafE family protein encodes MFETLSLILIVTVAGFVQGLTGFGFGLIALPLLGFFIPFKTIIPLVLLLGLIINATLSVQLRKSVHLATISTLFLITLPGIPIGAYILKQTSAEVLSIILGIIMIAFTSYQLLAKPTQKVLGLPITLATGFTSGILAGSIGVGGPPVIIYSAIQPWSKNEVKGTLALYFLISSLLAILSQAYAGLITKEVIEYTLPAIPGLCLGIFCGIYAFKRISDNGYKKLAILLVFFLGWMMIAKNIFPL; translated from the coding sequence ATGTTCGAGACACTGTCGCTTATACTCATTGTTACGGTAGCCGGATTTGTTCAAGGCCTTACCGGATTCGGATTCGGTTTAATAGCCCTTCCACTTCTTGGCTTCTTTATTCCGTTCAAAACGATCATCCCACTGGTTTTGCTTTTGGGGCTGATCATCAATGCCACATTGAGCGTTCAGTTAAGAAAATCTGTCCATCTGGCGACCATTTCGACACTGTTCCTGATCACCTTGCCGGGAATCCCCATTGGAGCATACATACTTAAGCAAACTTCTGCTGAAGTATTATCGATTATCCTCGGTATCATAATGATCGCGTTTACGAGCTATCAATTACTGGCCAAACCAACGCAAAAGGTCCTCGGCCTGCCTATCACCCTTGCTACAGGTTTCACTTCCGGGATACTGGCTGGAAGCATTGGTGTCGGCGGTCCACCCGTAATAATTTATTCTGCCATACAGCCTTGGTCCAAGAACGAAGTTAAGGGCACCCTTGCTCTGTATTTCCTCATCAGCAGTTTGCTGGCAATTCTCTCACAGGCATACGCAGGATTGATAACAAAAGAAGTAATTGAGTATACGCTTCCAGCGATTCCCGGGCTTTGCTTAGGTATTTTTTGCGGAATCTATGCGTTCAAAAGGATTTCTGACAACGGATATAAAAAACTGGCGATTTTGTTGGTATTTTTCTTGGGATGGATGATGATCGCAAAAAACATATTCCCCTTGTGA
- a CDS encoding ferredoxin, whose translation MAIVIDQDECIGCESCVEICPDVFEMDADGEKATVIAEDSSADCVDEAIETCPTEAISK comes from the coding sequence ATGGCTATTGTTATTGATCAGGACGAGTGTATTGGTTGCGAATCTTGTGTAGAAATTTGCCCTGATGTGTTTGAAATGGATGCAGACGGTGAAAAAGCGACTGTTATTGCTGAAGATTCATCAGCAGACTGTGTTGATGAAGCTATTGAAACATGTCCCACGGAAGCCATCTCTAAATAA
- a CDS encoding NAD(P)/FAD-dependent oxidoreductase — MDYVIVGNGVSAIGAIEGIRQHDTSGSILVVSDEEVPTYGRPLISYYLSDKIKFETLPFRPEEFYKKNNVEMKLGSRVLSINSAENKLILDSGEEVQYGKLLIATGGSPVQPPLPGIEGPGVHNFTTVAHAEALRELVDKVQKVVVIGAGLIALKAAEGFAEKGVDVTIVVRSRIMRTYFDDTASELIVEHLEKNGIRFLQGCGTKEIVRLGDGTIKGVETDEGLVEADVVIVAAGVRPNMGLATQAGIETNQGIRVNDYMGTNDEDVFAAGDVAEARDLLTGEFTVRPIWPNAYSQGRYAGMNMAGANNPYTGGLSMNSITYYGLATISVGETNLDGDEGYETDVHLDRERSVYRKLIFKDDKLVGCILIGDIDAAGFYTSFIKNGFKLDEDAKKRLTEGDPSPALWPDEFIEGMMNNP, encoded by the coding sequence ATGGATTACGTAATTGTCGGAAATGGCGTTTCCGCTATCGGAGCAATCGAAGGGATTCGCCAACATGATACATCGGGGAGTATTTTGGTTGTCAGTGACGAAGAGGTGCCAACATATGGGCGTCCTCTCATTTCCTATTATCTTTCTGACAAGATCAAATTTGAAACACTCCCGTTCCGCCCAGAAGAATTCTACAAGAAAAACAATGTAGAAATGAAGCTTGGCTCACGTGTCCTCTCGATCAACTCAGCAGAAAACAAGTTGATCCTGGACAGCGGGGAAGAGGTTCAATACGGCAAACTGCTCATTGCTACAGGGGGGTCCCCTGTTCAGCCTCCACTGCCAGGCATTGAAGGGCCTGGAGTCCACAATTTTACTACGGTTGCACATGCCGAGGCGTTGCGTGAGTTGGTGGATAAGGTCCAGAAGGTCGTGGTCATTGGAGCAGGGCTTATTGCTTTGAAGGCTGCTGAAGGTTTCGCAGAAAAAGGTGTCGACGTAACAATTGTGGTCCGGTCCCGTATCATGCGGACATATTTTGATGATACTGCCAGTGAATTGATCGTTGAACACCTCGAGAAAAACGGTATTCGTTTTCTTCAAGGGTGCGGTACAAAGGAAATTGTCCGCCTGGGTGATGGAACCATCAAAGGTGTTGAAACTGATGAAGGATTAGTTGAAGCAGATGTCGTGATCGTTGCAGCAGGTGTGCGACCGAATATGGGGCTGGCAACTCAGGCCGGAATTGAGACCAATCAGGGAATCAGAGTCAACGATTACATGGGCACCAATGACGAAGACGTCTTTGCTGCAGGTGACGTTGCAGAAGCTCGGGACTTGTTGACCGGAGAGTTCACTGTTCGCCCCATTTGGCCGAATGCCTATTCACAGGGAAGGTATGCTGGAATGAACATGGCTGGCGCCAACAATCCCTATACCGGTGGCCTGTCCATGAACTCCATTACCTATTACGGACTGGCAACAATTTCGGTTGGCGAAACAAATCTCGACGGTGATGAGGGATATGAAACAGATGTCCACCTTGATCGTGAGAGAAGTGTGTATAGAAAGCTCATTTTCAAAGACGATAAGCTTGTGGGCTGCATCCTCATAGGTGATATTGATGCCGCCGGCTTTTATACGAGCTTCATTAAAAATGGCTTCAAACTGGATGAAGACGCCAAGAAGCGCCTGACTGAAGGAGATCCTTCACCTGCGCTGTGGCCGGATGAGTTCATCGAAGGCATGATGAATAATCCGTAA
- a CDS encoding biotin carboxylase N-terminal domain-containing protein, producing MSIKGNKVLIANRGEIAVRIMEACHELGLPFVALYTKEDKESGHTDVARKLGGEQSLYRINNYLDAGDILSVADEAGATAIHPGYGFFSENYRFARRVTERDRPMTFIGPSWRVIRDLGDKINTKRLARKLGVPTVPGSDRAIYDELEAESIAQSLFDFQEKMGISRPVVLVKASAGGGGMGIDECEDMARFRQTYRRIRNFSLRTFNDEGILIEQRVFDFNHLEVQIASDRSGTNPVHFGTRNCSVQSPGLQKRIEVAPGFWPQGMNYTFNAQKLLDDITEYSLSIAREIKYDNVGTWEWIVTPQGEPFLMEVNTRIQVENGVSADIASVKGNNDVNLIREQIRIGLGEPLGYKQEDVTFDGVSIEYRLIAEDTDNGFAPWVGMIQELGWQKKDWIRFHTHVPQDRPYQIPTEYDPNLALAIIWGKDLAEAKERGVAFLKDLKLNGADSSGLDMKSNIPFLIEKTENLLEF from the coding sequence GTGAGTATAAAAGGTAATAAAGTACTGATAGCAAACAGAGGCGAAATAGCTGTTAGAATCATGGAGGCCTGTCATGAGCTCGGCCTTCCGTTCGTTGCTCTGTATACAAAAGAAGACAAAGAATCCGGACACACTGACGTTGCCCGCAAATTGGGTGGAGAGCAGTCCCTGTACCGCATCAACAATTATCTCGACGCAGGAGACATCCTTTCGGTTGCCGATGAAGCTGGGGCCACAGCCATTCATCCCGGGTATGGATTCTTCTCGGAAAACTACCGCTTTGCACGACGCGTGACAGAGCGAGATCGTCCCATGACCTTCATCGGCCCTTCCTGGCGGGTGATCAGGGACTTGGGTGACAAGATCAATACGAAACGCCTTGCTCGTAAGCTCGGCGTCCCAACAGTTCCCGGCTCAGACCGAGCCATTTACGACGAGTTGGAAGCCGAATCCATTGCTCAGAGTCTTTTCGACTTTCAGGAAAAGATGGGCATTTCCCGCCCGGTCGTTTTGGTCAAGGCATCTGCCGGTGGTGGTGGAATGGGTATTGACGAATGCGAAGACATGGCGCGTTTCAGACAAACGTATCGTCGCATCCGCAACTTCTCACTCCGCACATTCAACGATGAAGGCATACTCATCGAGCAGCGCGTATTCGACTTCAACCACCTGGAAGTTCAGATCGCTTCTGATCGCTCTGGAACCAATCCTGTTCACTTCGGCACCCGTAACTGTTCGGTTCAGTCTCCCGGACTGCAAAAACGTATCGAAGTGGCACCAGGCTTTTGGCCACAGGGCATGAACTACACATTCAACGCTCAGAAACTCCTCGACGACATCACTGAATACTCCCTCTCCATTGCCCGAGAGATCAAATACGACAACGTCGGGACATGGGAATGGATCGTCACTCCACAAGGAGAGCCTTTCCTGATGGAAGTTAACACACGCATCCAGGTTGAGAATGGTGTTTCCGCAGATATTGCTTCTGTTAAAGGAAACAACGACGTTAATCTGATCCGCGAGCAAATCCGCATCGGCCTGGGCGAGCCACTTGGCTACAAGCAGGAAGACGTCACCTTTGACGGGGTCAGCATTGAATACCGACTGATTGCCGAAGACACCGACAACGGATTTGCACCCTGGGTTGGCATGATTCAGGAGTTGGGCTGGCAGAAAAAGGATTGGATCCGTTTCCATACTCACGTCCCCCAAGACAGGCCGTATCAGATTCCCACGGAATACGATCCGAACCTGGCCCTGGCCATCATCTGGGGTAAAGATCTGGCCGAAGCCAAAGAGCGAGGCGTTGCCTTCCTCAAGGATTTGAAGCTCAACGGCGCAGACTCCAGTGGCCTGGACATGAAATCAAATATTCCGTTCCTTATTGAAAAGACGGAAAATCTTCTTGAATTCTAA
- a CDS encoding TolC family protein has translation MLAVFVLPLAASDVCAQEVRSMHLPELLQQLVDNHDRIKASEERLLSVEHAKESAKGGWLPRLDATIEGGRENIDKPQVTATQMNRNEQTVTARQLIYDFGKVSGRIESAEGVVREHEAKLAQAKQEILALGITAYLRVVRSRELVKYAKRSEESIKELSGMQEILVERGAGYSYEELQVKGQLAGTQSYRVTQERELLTAINNFRSIFGFTPDQSQVAAMSPISVPRKFLPANVDEAVAIAFENNPLLLETRHTLERLAGDLQSEKSDYFPKFDAVLEAERMENDQGNEGVRNEQRGSLQMTYNLFSGFSDQEDILSVQSDMNSTRRMLLDRQRTIEESVRNAWLELTTLQKNVELYESQANITWEFLGLVKKKKAMGEEVRLLDILVGERDYINAISAKVATDIDTIIAGYTLLYQMGLITEDIVQM, from the coding sequence ATGCTGGCAGTTTTCGTGCTTCCCTTGGCTGCTTCTGATGTCTGTGCTCAGGAAGTTCGCTCCATGCACTTACCTGAACTTCTACAGCAGCTTGTTGACAACCATGACAGAATCAAGGCGTCTGAAGAGCGTTTGCTATCTGTTGAGCATGCGAAGGAAAGCGCTAAAGGCGGGTGGTTGCCACGGCTTGATGCAACGATAGAAGGCGGAAGGGAGAATATTGATAAACCCCAAGTGACCGCAACTCAGATGAATCGGAACGAGCAAACGGTAACAGCGCGACAGTTGATTTATGATTTCGGAAAAGTGTCAGGAAGGATTGAGTCTGCTGAGGGAGTGGTTCGTGAGCACGAAGCAAAGCTGGCTCAGGCAAAGCAGGAGATACTGGCACTTGGGATTACAGCTTACTTACGTGTCGTTCGTTCAAGAGAGCTGGTCAAATACGCCAAGCGCTCGGAGGAAAGCATTAAAGAGCTTTCAGGGATGCAGGAAATCCTTGTGGAGCGTGGAGCCGGGTACTCTTACGAAGAATTGCAGGTCAAAGGCCAATTAGCTGGCACACAGTCATACCGGGTGACGCAGGAGCGGGAACTTCTGACAGCCATCAACAATTTCAGGTCCATTTTCGGTTTTACTCCAGATCAGAGTCAGGTAGCGGCGATGTCGCCAATCAGTGTCCCACGCAAGTTTCTGCCGGCTAATGTCGACGAAGCCGTGGCCATTGCATTTGAAAACAACCCGTTACTGCTTGAAACGCGTCACACACTTGAGCGATTGGCCGGTGACCTTCAGTCGGAAAAGTCTGATTACTTTCCTAAATTCGACGCGGTACTCGAAGCAGAGCGGATGGAGAATGATCAGGGTAATGAGGGAGTTCGTAATGAGCAGCGTGGCTCGCTTCAGATGACATACAATTTATTCTCCGGGTTCAGTGATCAGGAGGATATCCTTTCTGTCCAATCAGATATGAACAGCACTCGGCGGATGCTCCTGGATCGGCAGCGTACCATTGAGGAAAGTGTGCGAAATGCATGGCTGGAACTGACTACACTGCAAAAAAACGTGGAATTGTATGAATCACAGGCCAACATAACCTGGGAATTCCTCGGGCTGGTGAAGAAAAAGAAAGCGATGGGTGAAGAGGTTCGGTTGCTGGATATCCTCGTTGGCGAACGAGACTACATCAATGCAATCAGCGCAAAGGTTGCCACGGACATCGATACCATCATTGCCGGGTATACGCTCCTGTATCAAATGGGTTTGATTACGGAAGACATTGTACAGATGTAG
- a CDS encoding HlyD family type I secretion periplasmic adaptor subunit has translation MSNPESKSSCGINTSTRLFFYLCVVFCVSFIAWASWAPLDIVSDAVGEVIPSSKVKRIQHLEGGIVHSILVNEGDTVEAGQPLIELEATASDSTLEELNVRIASLQVRVARLEAEALWFTTDVEDKQIEPYSVPFAVPAELGTISNSLLEQASDLYEARRERVVNDISAQLEQVKQRQQDIHEISARIRNQRQNLKYVREQIAISEELLKDKLTTRYKHLGFLKEESALVSKIEEDNAALARTRSMLTNARQELDQIANSFHEDVQENLRKSRRELLELSQRLRKMEDSLERTVVRSPSKGIVKTIYVTGEKEVVQAGMTILDIVPADDKLVVEVHLPLGDIGYVHVGQNASVRLATGDARMFGSLHGKVHRISPDAITNRENETYYRVLVETEQDSFQKEGRTYQLYPGMRLLVGIKTGERTVMEYLLYPYFEALYHGLQER, from the coding sequence ATGTCGAATCCGGAATCAAAATCATCTTGCGGCATCAATACTTCCACAAGGCTCTTCTTTTATCTTTGTGTTGTTTTTTGTGTCAGTTTCATTGCCTGGGCTTCCTGGGCGCCTTTGGACATTGTCAGCGATGCTGTTGGGGAGGTCATACCTAGTTCAAAGGTGAAGAGAATTCAGCATTTGGAAGGGGGGATTGTTCATTCGATCCTGGTGAATGAAGGCGATACTGTCGAAGCTGGTCAGCCATTGATAGAACTGGAGGCTACTGCGAGTGATTCGACTCTTGAGGAGTTGAACGTTCGGATTGCGTCGTTGCAGGTCCGGGTAGCTCGGCTGGAAGCTGAAGCATTATGGTTTACGACAGATGTCGAGGACAAGCAGATAGAACCTTATTCTGTTCCCTTTGCTGTTCCGGCAGAGCTGGGTACCATTTCAAACTCCCTTTTGGAGCAGGCCAGTGATTTGTATGAGGCCAGGCGGGAAAGGGTCGTGAACGATATAAGTGCACAGCTTGAGCAGGTAAAACAGCGTCAGCAGGATATTCATGAGATTTCCGCACGAATACGAAATCAGCGGCAAAATCTTAAGTATGTTCGGGAGCAGATCGCCATTAGCGAAGAGTTGCTCAAGGATAAGTTGACGACAAGATATAAACACCTGGGCTTCCTCAAGGAAGAGTCTGCTCTTGTAAGCAAAATCGAAGAAGACAATGCAGCTTTGGCTCGGACACGGTCCATGCTGACCAACGCCAGACAGGAGCTCGACCAGATTGCCAACTCGTTTCATGAAGACGTTCAGGAGAATCTTCGCAAGTCCCGTCGTGAATTGTTGGAATTGTCACAGCGCCTGAGAAAAATGGAAGACAGTCTTGAAAGAACAGTAGTCAGATCGCCTTCCAAGGGGATTGTTAAAACAATTTATGTGACGGGTGAAAAGGAAGTGGTGCAGGCCGGAATGACTATTCTGGATATAGTTCCGGCTGATGACAAACTGGTTGTCGAAGTCCATTTGCCATTAGGAGATATCGGGTATGTTCATGTCGGCCAGAATGCATCTGTGCGACTGGCAACTGGTGATGCACGAATGTTCGGCAGTCTCCATGGCAAGGTTCACCGAATCAGCCCGGATGCCATTACCAATCGCGAAAATGAAACATACTATCGTGTACTAGTGGAAACCGAACAGGATAGCTTTCAGAAAGAGGGACGGACATATCAACTCTACCCGGGTATGCGTCTTCTTGTCGGTATCAAGACCGGTGAACGCACGGTAATGGAGTATCTGCTGTATCCATATTTTGAAGCACTGTATCACGGACTACAAGAGCGATAG
- a CDS encoding ATP-binding cassette domain-containing protein: protein MKELFIRMQGSKALAGEILVASLFVNLLFLASPIFVIQILSRYIGYGFDGTLYTLTTGMVIAVVLNVGFSLVRMRMCAALSVEPDMAWQTSVHEALTKVQYMALHSFSRNKIQQLVAAPRVIQAAFESQRVSAVLDMPFYLIFILAIYLISPLLALITLTATVVSMLTAYVNSSHINKVDEALRKESMGHSSSMLSAINSIESVRIHGAGPFLLSLWKNQYAAIGAIRNSVLHSRSWTAALMQGLSALLKVAIYAVGAKLVVSGSLSVGALIGVSILSAKALHISSGFMQAVQMMGKAKAAQELISEFSQLPHERENASHPPDFSGQMALQDLSIMFEGQTGPLIESLTLPIPSGSVLGIIGKNGTGKTTLCKMLVGLVEPTRGQLLIGGVDLRQISSDWWRSQIMYVPQEPMFIDGTFRDNIIMSAQDIDTADLDEIIRLADLKRYLDASLRGLDSLAVDGGKTLPVGIRKRLGLARALVGGGKVAIFDEPTDGLDKEGCQAVYTVLNILRKRGVTIVVVSQDPNIIQGYNKIIDLDSKPVPRVAVVKVGSDERHGKAGDA from the coding sequence ATGAAAGAGCTGTTTATAAGAATGCAAGGCTCTAAAGCACTCGCAGGCGAAATTCTTGTTGCCTCGTTGTTCGTCAACCTTTTGTTTCTTGCATCTCCTATTTTCGTCATACAGATTCTGAGCCGGTACATCGGTTATGGCTTTGATGGTACGCTGTATACTTTGACCACTGGCATGGTCATTGCCGTTGTTCTCAATGTCGGTTTTTCACTGGTTAGAATGCGCATGTGCGCTGCTCTGAGTGTGGAACCTGACATGGCCTGGCAGACTTCCGTTCACGAGGCGCTGACAAAAGTACAATACATGGCGCTTCACTCGTTTTCTCGCAATAAGATACAGCAATTGGTGGCTGCACCCAGAGTTATTCAAGCGGCTTTCGAAAGTCAGCGCGTGAGTGCTGTCTTGGATATGCCGTTTTATCTGATTTTTATATTGGCAATCTATTTAATCAGTCCTTTGTTAGCGTTAATCACGCTCACGGCTACCGTTGTCAGCATGTTGACCGCATATGTAAATAGTTCGCATATCAACAAGGTGGATGAGGCCCTCAGAAAAGAGTCGATGGGACACAGCAGCAGCATGCTGTCAGCAATAAATAGTATTGAGTCGGTACGAATTCATGGTGCTGGACCATTTCTTCTTTCATTGTGGAAAAACCAGTATGCGGCGATAGGTGCTATCAGGAATTCTGTACTGCACAGCAGGAGCTGGACTGCTGCGCTTATGCAGGGGCTCAGCGCTCTTTTGAAGGTCGCCATATATGCTGTTGGTGCAAAACTGGTGGTGTCTGGCAGCCTGTCAGTGGGGGCTCTCATTGGCGTCAGTATCCTGTCGGCCAAGGCTCTCCATATTTCGTCAGGTTTTATGCAGGCCGTGCAAATGATGGGAAAAGCCAAGGCGGCTCAGGAATTGATATCGGAGTTTTCTCAACTTCCTCATGAGCGTGAAAATGCATCGCATCCACCGGACTTCAGCGGGCAAATGGCTTTGCAGGATCTTTCGATAATGTTTGAAGGGCAAACAGGTCCTTTGATTGAATCTCTTACGCTGCCGATCCCAAGTGGCTCCGTTCTTGGCATCATTGGGAAAAATGGGACTGGAAAAACGACACTTTGCAAAATGCTGGTCGGTCTTGTCGAACCTACTCGGGGGCAACTGTTGATAGGTGGCGTTGATCTCCGGCAAATATCTTCGGACTGGTGGCGTTCACAGATTATGTATGTCCCGCAGGAGCCAATGTTTATCGACGGCACTTTCAGAGATAATATCATTATGTCGGCTCAAGATATTGATACTGCAGATCTTGATGAAATCATTCGTTTGGCTGATCTGAAGCGGTACCTTGATGCTTCGCTTCGTGGACTTGATTCATTGGCTGTAGATGGCGGAAAGACGCTTCCGGTTGGCATACGTAAACGTCTGGGCCTAGCCAGAGCGCTTGTCGGTGGCGGTAAAGTCGCTATTTTTGATGAGCCCACAGATGGTTTGGATAAAGAGGGGTGCCAAGCCGTTTACACTGTTTTGAATATTCTGAGAAAGCGCGGTGTGACCATTGTTGTGGTCTCACAGGATCCTAATATTATACAAGGCTACAATAAAATTATTGATTTAGATAGCAAGCCGGTGCCAAGGGTGGCTGTCGTCAAGGTTGGTAGTGACGAAAGACACGGCAAAGCAGGGGATGCATGA
- a CDS encoding CHASE2 domain-containing protein, with product MNHKIAKGQWTIAIAGSVTTLLALFLCVTHFPLGRHIDHIIYDQFLQKNHTPPVTRVPLIIDIDERSLREAGQWPWPRYQVAFLLKTLQQYEVAAVATDIIFAEPDMSSPINIQRNIKNILGVDIKFSGLPDSLKDNDKLLASNLKTGPFILGFDFITNPDQAKGIDANCELTPINPTIISSPGAIPVHEALPQAVSAICPLPLYSSNAPGAGFITIAADEDAIYRRVPLLFSWEENVYPSLALAALRQAFPEQNVVVKLNERGVQSIRFGNSVIPTDRQGKMLINYRGPSRTFDYISAIDILQRKASPADLKGRIAFIGTSAAGLKDIRPTSLDPGFPGVEVHATIVDNILSGQPVRQPEWAILIELSAVVITGAAITILLMWTNALWLSVPAVILSLGIWFGSSALFTHFHFFASPLYPIFTLVITFTFITAIKYWREEKAKEYIHSAFSHYLAPSVISQIMESPDLLKLEGQEKEVSIQFSDVRDFTSISEKLPPKQVTTLLHDYLTPMTEIITQHNGTLDKFIGDAVMAFWNAPVDVENHQIKSVKAALAQQKELAKLNNIFLESYGITIQAGIGLHSGLVHVGNMGTTELFDYTLIGDNVNLASRIEGLTKFYGLEILVSRSIVTACGDDFLFRFIDKVKVKGKAKPVAVYTVYEHDDVDHRIEEFNLFDKALESYAKGQFAETMELIRKLKTFGTDDVLYSLYEKRCNTLINNPPEVWDGIYQHTKK from the coding sequence ATGAACCATAAAATAGCCAAGGGACAATGGACCATTGCCATTGCAGGCAGTGTAACAACACTTCTGGCTTTGTTTTTGTGCGTGACTCACTTCCCACTGGGTAGACACATAGATCACATTATTTATGACCAATTCCTACAAAAAAACCACACCCCTCCAGTTACACGAGTCCCTCTTATAATTGATATAGATGAACGCAGCCTTCGCGAAGCGGGTCAATGGCCGTGGCCCCGATACCAGGTAGCCTTCCTGTTAAAAACGTTGCAACAGTATGAAGTTGCGGCCGTGGCTACCGATATTATCTTCGCGGAACCCGACATGAGTTCGCCAATTAATATTCAAAGGAATATCAAGAATATTCTCGGGGTCGACATCAAATTTTCCGGCCTGCCGGATTCACTGAAAGACAATGACAAATTACTTGCAAGCAATTTGAAGACCGGTCCATTCATTTTGGGTTTCGATTTCATAACAAATCCGGATCAGGCCAAAGGAATTGACGCAAACTGCGAACTCACCCCAATTAACCCCACTATCATAAGCAGCCCTGGCGCCATTCCAGTACATGAGGCTCTTCCACAAGCGGTTTCTGCCATATGTCCGCTTCCTCTCTATTCCAGCAATGCTCCTGGCGCAGGCTTCATCACCATTGCTGCCGACGAAGACGCCATCTACAGACGAGTGCCGCTTCTATTTAGCTGGGAAGAAAACGTTTACCCCAGCCTTGCTCTTGCAGCTCTCCGACAGGCGTTTCCTGAACAGAATGTAGTCGTGAAATTAAACGAACGTGGTGTGCAATCCATTCGATTTGGCAACTCTGTTATTCCAACAGATAGACAGGGCAAAATGCTGATCAACTACAGAGGCCCTTCGCGCACTTTTGATTACATCAGCGCAATCGATATACTGCAACGCAAAGCCAGTCCCGCTGACCTAAAAGGGCGTATAGCTTTCATAGGCACCTCCGCTGCAGGCCTCAAAGACATCAGGCCCACCTCTCTCGACCCCGGCTTTCCTGGCGTTGAAGTACATGCAACAATTGTCGACAACATTCTATCCGGACAACCTGTCCGGCAGCCTGAGTGGGCTATTCTGATAGAATTATCTGCAGTTGTGATAACAGGGGCAGCAATAACGATATTGCTCATGTGGACGAACGCTCTATGGCTTAGTGTACCCGCAGTCATCCTTTCGCTGGGAATATGGTTTGGAAGCTCAGCCCTTTTCACTCATTTTCACTTCTTTGCATCGCCCCTATATCCAATATTCACATTGGTCATAACTTTTACTTTCATAACGGCAATCAAGTACTGGCGAGAAGAAAAAGCAAAAGAATACATACACAGTGCGTTCTCCCATTATCTTGCACCGTCCGTTATCTCACAAATAATGGAAAGCCCTGACTTGTTGAAACTTGAGGGTCAGGAAAAGGAAGTGTCGATACAGTTCTCCGACGTACGTGATTTCACCTCCATATCCGAGAAACTCCCGCCTAAACAGGTAACCACCTTGCTGCATGATTATTTGACCCCCATGACCGAAATCATAACCCAGCACAATGGCACGCTGGACAAATTCATTGGCGATGCGGTCATGGCTTTCTGGAATGCGCCCGTTGATGTCGAAAATCATCAGATTAAGTCAGTGAAAGCAGCTCTTGCCCAACAAAAGGAGCTCGCTAAACTGAATAATATCTTTCTGGAAAGCTATGGAATAACAATCCAGGCAGGCATTGGACTTCACTCCGGTTTGGTACATGTCGGGAATATGGGAACCACGGAGCTTTTTGACTACACCTTGATAGGCGATAACGTGAATCTGGCCTCACGGATCGAGGGATTAACTAAATTTTACGGCCTGGAAATTCTTGTTAGCAGAAGTATCGTTACTGCTTGCGGTGATGATTTTCTCTTCCGCTTCATAGACAAGGTCAAAGTAAAGGGGAAAGCCAAACCTGTCGCTGTTTACACGGTATATGAGCATGATGATGTTGATCATCGGATAGAAGAATTCAATCTTTTTGATAAGGCATTAGAGTCATACGCTAAAGGCCAATTCGCCGAGACCATGGAACTAATACGCAAACTGAAGACATTTGGAACTGATGATGTTCTTTACAGTCTTTATGAAAAGCGATGCAATACTCTGATAAATAACCCGCCCGAAGTATGGGACGGAATTTATCAACATACAAAGAAATAA